The genome window TCAGCTCTGTCTCTGAGAATACCTCTGGGTGCTGCCGAGATACCACTCATCAattctgttgttattgtttttaggGCTGTAAGCCTTCTGGATAGAACCCAGTGGATTTTTCTGAGTGCAGAAGAATTGTCAGATGAGGGGAAAGCATTTAGACTTTATTACCTCCAGCGAACCATGCCTAATCTTGCTTTAGTCCTAAACGAACATATCCTGCCTCTAATTAGCCTGCGAGTTCTTCACAGGCAAGAAGAGGGCACCTTTTAATTCTCTCCATCTCCTAGGCACCTGCCTCAGTGCTGAGCAAACAGTAAGTATTCATGAGATGCTGGGATTATGCCTGGCATTTTCTGAGTTTCCAAATAGACCAAGTTAAGGAATTATATTCGTGTCAAATGATGTTCATCTGCATaatcttatttctttctctcaacAACCCTTCGGGGGAGGTTGTGAGAATGAGAACacttattatccctattttacagatagaaaaaaTTAAGGCCCAGATAAGTTAATGACTTGCCAAACAGGATTCAGCTCTTAGGAGGGAGAACAGAGATTTGAACTCACATCTACTGATTCTAGTCAGTTGCTTATGTTGCTTATGCTGTAGACTGTCGTGTGCATCAGATACCACCCGGTCAATGGGTTTTGTCCTAGTGACAGACCACACATCCCACTTGCTTATTTTCAGATTtgcaggagaaagaaaacagttttttgttgttttttttcccattcaataggttggaTAATGAGAAAAATCCTAGGACCAAAGGTATTTACTCCTGGTCCCCCTCCTCCAAACTCTGTGGACAAACGTTTATGGATTTGATATCATGTTTTGCCCTCTTTGTGCCAGGACAGCTCAAATGGATGCTTTTGTCACCACCCCTCCCTTTTTGGCAGGAGTTATTGTATCCCTAGCCAATGAAAAAATGAGTGAGAGAAAATGACATTTCCTGGTAACGGAAAGTAACAGTTGGTGAAACTttaggggggtgtgtgtgtgtgtttcagcaAATAAGAAATGGCCACACTGGAGCGAGTTGTTGGTTTATTGGGCTGAAGAATGTATTTGCTTGCATCACGATTGTcaataaagatctttaaaaacCCCAGCTTGACTCTTGAGGGCTGCGGGTGGTGCCTGCTGCGCTCCAGGATGGAGATCTCTTCCTGGTGGACACTTGATTCACAAGTACGCTAATTATTCCTTCCTCATCATGCAGCCTGCTGAAACAATTGCCCCGCTTGTTTGGTGCCCAGTGTGGCGCTGGACAGCAGGCCTTTTTATGGAACTGATGGCCCTCTATGTTCATATTGTTCtttatgtacttattttataGCTTATGCAGCAGACATTCGAGTCAATTAGCTTCTTGTCTTGCAAACTGGGCGCTGCTGTTCTAGAATCAAGTTAGAAGGGTGTGTCGGAGGGCAACCCGGCtgacctccctcctttctttttgtgCCGTGTGGGTTGGTTTCAAGTTACAGCATTTTTATTGGCTCTTCTGTGCTGAACCTTGGTTTCAAAAGCTGACGTTTGTGAGTTGAATTTCTTAAAGGAATAGCTTTCCTTTTTACAAAATTGAAGTTGAGCAATACACATAGCCTGCCCCAGGGCAGGgtgattgttttaaaaaactatacacaaagtatatattttatggtACCTCCTAACCAAAAATGCGAGCAAAAGGTTTCTCTACTCACAGTTCCTTCACTGGTATCAGTAGAGTCAACGCAGGCCTTGCTATATAGAGTCCTTGTTTTTTCTTGCTTTGCATTTTTTGGTATAATCTTACTCCTgccttattttttattcttttgtcctCATTGTTTTCTTCACCCTGTATTTTTGGTAACATGCCTTAAACCCTTTTGAGAACAAGTTGGAGTATCCATTAGTTAGGTTCTGTTATGTATTGATATATCCCACAAACTATTTCTGCAGATGATAATGTTTATGGAGCAGAGATGCACTGCTTTAAGCTTGTGAGGAATTTTAAATATTGGAAAGAAAAttaaccccccaaaaaagaaggaaagaaaaggaaatttgccTGCTTCCTCTGTCCCCTTTTCCATGGTTTTAGCTCCCTGACCTGATTAATGTATATAGTGATGGTGGACTTGGAGGCACCGTGCGTGTCTCAAGCGCTCCCCCAGACCCAAGTGCAGCAAACAGGATTTATATCAAACGCACTTTGCCCCAAAGGACCATATCGTTCTATGCGGCAGAGACTCATGTTTACCCTTGAATCTTCAGAGCCTTCCATGTTGCCCAGCCCAAGACAGAAAATACATGAGGGAATGAACGAGCAAATGAGCCCACCCActcagcctctccctccctctgtgtgAGCATCCCTTAAGCCTCACCCAAACCAGAGAACCTTCCCCCAGCCCATTTGGCTGTGCCATATATCTGTGGTCACCAAGGGACCCTGGATGTGCCTTGGGGAGAAACTGGGTTCTTTGTAGCTGTCAGTGCTGTGTTGAAAGCATGAAACATTGCTTACCCTGATATTTGTCTTTAGAAGAAAATTCTAAACCAAAGAAAAGGATCTTGAATTTGTTCCTTCCTcttgctttgtttatttattttttatttggctgcatcgggtcttaatTGTGGCCTTTGGGATCTTtccttgctgcacacgggctccagagcatgtgaacttagtagttgcggcacgcaggcttcgttgccccacggcatgtgtgatcttagttcccctaccagggatcgaacctgtgtccgctgtgttggaaggcagattcttaaccactggaccaccagggaagtccccctcttgCTGACTTTGAACATTGGCTTATAATGCTCAGATTGATCCTCTAGCCAAACAGTTTTCTTCCTTTAtccatgtatttattgagcatcttctacATTCAAGGCTACAGTGTTAGCACAGGAGATGGAGAAGCATAAAGATATGGTGTGCTTCTGCCTGGTCCCTTCCTACCCAGTTGTAGAGATTAGGCGTGAACTTGGGTGTTTGTAGAAACTCATCAAGAAAGCTATAAGatttgagtatatatatatttttttatagtaggtatatattttattgtaaagTTGCTCgaataagaacaaaataaaaataaacacgaAGATGTCTTGGTGGATCAGTCACGGGGTTTCTCTAAGTCTGTGCTCTTGCTCTTTTGCTTGCATAGCTCTTTGATGGCATCTATCTCTGCAGGAGTGAACTTGGGGGTTAGCATCACAGCGTCATAATCAAATTCTTCATCAAGTGAGAAGGGCCAAACTTCATCTCCGACTATCTCTTCCCTTTGTTTGTCTGCTCCTTTTCCAGTGGGCCTTGGCTTCACTCCAGACATAAGAGGCTGGGCCACGGAAGGAATGTAAGAAGGAACACTCATGCTCATGTCCTGCTCCACCTCTCCTGGAAGCAGCAGCAAATCCTTACTCATTTGGGGCTTAATCTCTTCATCCAAGTCCAAATCTTCTAAATCAAGGAAGTTGTCTACCTTCACCTTTCCTGCCCGATTCAGATCACCTTGAAAGGAACTGCCAACTTTTTGGCCTTCATCCATCACTATCTGTTCCTCTTCTGAACACTGTGACGAAGTACAAAGAAAGATGGCTTTATTGCTAAGATGGTGATCATTTGGTTCATTTCTCTGagtaaattttactgaagtaaaattattttctgaagaaTTGGTTCCAAAGGCTCCTCTTTTGGTCACATTATCTTTTGAAAGATGAGTGAAAGTGCTCAGAAATCTTCGTATGTTTGCTCGTGACAATTAACAAACTTATCCAAGACTTCTTCAATATGCCGATCTTCATCCATCACCTCCAATTCTGGTATCTGGCAGGCATTCCTATTCATGAAGCCACTTTATCTCTTCTTCCCTAGTTTTACGTCTCGGCTCCCATCTAGTCACTTCGCGTTATTGGCGTCTTTATTCAGACAGACTCCTCTCGCGGAGCCACAGAGACAAACTATCGTAGCCACACATCCCATAGAGCAGATTTGAGTATATTGAGCACATGTTATACCTGGAAGACAGTTGCATAGTGCCTTACTTGTAATCTcctatgtaattctttttttttttggccgcactgtgctgcttgcaggatctcagttccctgaccaaggattgaacccgggccacagcagtgaaagcaccgaatcctaaccactggaccaccagggcactCCCTTCTATGTAATTCTTGAGGCATGACACATGTGTTGGCATCGTGAGACTGTTGAGGCCATCTTTATCTCTCCCTAACACCAAGATCTTAAAGGCGTGTTGGGAAGGGGAGGGTTTGTAGTTGTCTGTAGAACAGGGCAAGGGCATTTTCTAACTGAGAGGATCAGACAAGTTTGATGAGGTGATTTTGCTGAGCTGGGCCTTGGGAGTAGAGATATTGAGGGAGGCCAGGTGAGGgacagggaggccagggagaccATCAGAGAAGGGACTTGGAGTTACTGTCGAGGAGAGACCTCTGTG of Balaenoptera ricei isolate mBalRic1 chromosome 8, mBalRic1.hap2, whole genome shotgun sequence contains these proteins:
- the LOC132369856 gene encoding LOW QUALITY PROTEIN: intraflagellar transport-associated protein-like (The sequence of the model RefSeq protein was modified relative to this genomic sequence to represent the inferred CDS: inserted 1 base in 1 codon): MNRNACQIPELEVMDEDRHIEEVLDKFVNCHEQTYEXFLSTFTHLSKDNVTKRGAFGTNSSENNFTSVKFTQRNEPNDHHLSNKAIFLCTSSQCSEEEQIVMDEGQKVGSSFQGDLNRAGKVKVDNFLDLEDLDLDEEIKPQMSKDLLLLPGEVEQDMSMSVPSYIPSVAQPLMSGVKPRPTGKGADKQREEIVGDEVWPFSLDEEFDYDAVMLTPKFTPAEIDAIKELCKQKSKSTDLEKPRD